The genomic DNA TTCAGTTTTCAAATGAGAAAAACTACGGTGACAATGCATATGACTCCTTAACATCGTATTCGGTGCGTCTATGTATGGTCAAGGATACTTAACCATCCTTCGAATGAGGAGTACAAAGAACAGGTTCCAGAAGCTTAGGAAGGACACAACAATGGCCGCAATTTGATGATTTGGAGTCAAACAGCTACAAGCATCATTCCATAGCGGGTAAAGTACATGAAATACATCCGGACTTCTCTCTCTCGGAAGAAGACTGGTCATTCAAACGCCACAATAGACTGCACCGAAGAAGTGTTGGTTGGCATTGAATTAATTGCAACCTTTCAACCCACACCGAAAGCCTTCAAATGTGCTTTAATTTCAATGTCTTACCCTGTGGACTctgctttttttatttgtgcCAGAACAGCTACTTCAATCCTTTGATAAATGCATCAACAGTTGTTTGATATGCTAATTATAACAATCAAGAATCTGCACTTAATTTCAAACCATAATGTAGAGTGGATTAATACAATACAAAGCAAAAAATCAAGTTCACTACATCGACAAACTCCAGATGGAAATGACAGGTCATGAATCACAAGCAAAGACCTGGTGGGGCAACCTCCAATCTTCAGTTTTGGAAAAGCAAATGTCATCGAGAGTTTCACTACGGCACCATCGGCACTTTGGGTTCTGGGAACACTGAGATGTCGACAACATTTCGTTGCAGCTTGGATCTGGCTGCGTTTCCTTTGAACAACCAACAGATTTCGATTGgaagttgaagaaaaagatattGATATGGGTTCTAACCAGCCGATAAATGAATCCCACAGTCGTAAGCTCTGGTATTTTTATGGAGCTATGAGAGTTGTCTCAATCACGACTTTACTTAAACAGGATTTGTTCTACAGGCTCGTACCACTGTATCCTTTCGTCCTAAGGGGACATATTACCAAGTCTGTTAGATGAATCTTGACCGCGAGATCAGAGCGTCATTGACAACTTCGGTGATCTGCGGTCACCGGCACCGGGGGTGGTGTTGTCCGGCGGACCCctaatttttttcctataattTTTCAACCCATCTTTACCGACTTAAGCTATATGGAAACATGCTTTCTATTTATGTCTGCTGAAACCAAACAATAAATCTACTTGTGTAGAGCATTTGTATTGCTCGAAACCAAATACAAAAATGGTGAATTTCTTTCTATTGCACTTTTCTCTTTCACTTTTCAACTAGCCCTGCCATGAAAAATGGCTAAAGCATATCCCAATGTTAGCTTCAATCAAGCAGATCAAAACAAAGGATTTACAGTTGGGTTACAAGTAAAATTCCGTAGTATGGATGAAAGCAGTAAAGCCATACATGGCTTGCTTACAGAGTTCGGACAGGTgcttcttgacaaattttgtagAAGAAATAccttactttttaatatatttcttcaCCCTTTTTTTACAGAGAATTAGTACACATATATACAGGTTCTAGTCTATTTTTTGGCTATACATAAACTATGGCTATGATAAGGCTTGACCCTTGAATCAAGGGATTATCAATCAAGAGATTTACATAAATCAAGGGATTATCAATCAAGAGATTTACATAAAAGATTTATCCTGTAATTTCTCCAGTTTGACAGCTCAcgtcaacactccccctcacgTTGGTGCGTACAAATCTTGGATGCCCAACTTGTCTAGTGAGCTGTAGAAATTTTTGCTTGACACAGCCTTTGTAAGTATATCCGCCAACTGATCTTCAGATTTAACAAAAGGAAATCGAATGATCTTATCTTCGagattttgtttgatgaaatgccgATCTACCTCCACATGTTTTGTCCGATCATGTTGGACAGGATTATGAGAAATATCTATGGCAGCCTTATTGTCACAGATCAGATCCATCTCAGAGGTTGGGGAAAAACCAATTTCAGTCATTAATCTTTTGAGCCAGAGGAGCTCACAAAGACCTTTAGCCATTCCCCGAAACTCAGCTTCGGCACTTGATAATGCCaccactttttgttttttacttctCCATGTCACAAGATTTCCACCAACAAATGTAAAGTACCCTGAAGTGGATTTTCTATCTGTGATATTCCCTGCCCAATCTGCGTCTGTGTAGCCTTCAATCTTTAGgtgattattttttgaaaacataagTCCTTTTCCAGGTGAGGACTTCAAGTATCGAAGAATTCGAATTACAGCATTCATATGATCTTCGCTCGGGCAATGCATGAATTGACTCACTACGCTTACAGCATAAGCGATATCTGGACGAGTATGTGAGAGATAAATAAGTTTACCAACCAGCCTTTGGTATTTCTCTTTATCAGTAGGTACTTGGTCTGGATATTCTCCAAGTTTATGGTTTTGAATAATCGGTGTGTCTGCCGGCTTACACTCCAACAATCCCACTTCAGATAATAAATCTAAGGTATATTTCCGTTGAGATAGAAATATATCTTGTCCTGATCTAGCAACTTCAATTCCTAGAAAATATTTGAGCCCCCCTAAATTCTTCATTTCAAACTCAGTTGCCAATTGCTTTTGAAGTGTTGCTATCTCGTCTGGGTCATTTCCTGTGATAATCATGTCATCTACATAGATTATCAAGGCTGTTACCTTTCCTCGTTGGTGCTTCAAAAATAGTGTATGGTCTGAATTGCTCTGTTGAAAGCCATATTTTTTCATTGCCAAACTAAATCGCCCAAACCATGCCCGTGGTGATTGTTTCAGTCCATACAGTGCTCGCTGGAGTTTACACACAACTTTGTTTTTGGAATTCGATGTATAACCCTGTGGGATGTCCATGTACACTTCTTCTTCAAGATCACCATGGAGGAAGGCATTCTTTACATCGAGCTGGTGTAATGGCCAATCAAGGTTCGCTGCAAGAGATAATAAAACTCTTATCGTATTTAATTTGGCTACTGGTGAGAAGGTCTCTCGATAATCTACACCATATGTCTGTGTATAACCTTTCGCGACTAACCTCGCTTTGTATCTCTCGATCGACCCATCCGCCTTGTATTTAATGGAAAATACCCATTTACACCCTACTGTTCTTTTCCCTTCAGGCAAGCTAACAAGAGTCCATGTTTTGTTCTTTACCAGTGCCTTCATTTCTTCATTTATGGCTTCAGTCCATTTTGGATCTGTCAAAGCTTCTTGAACACTAGTAGGAACATGATTCGAGGACAGCTCCTGTACAAAAGTTCTGAGAGGCTTAGAGAGCCTTTTTGTTGAGACATAATTGGCAATTGGATACTGTGACCTTTGATCTTTAATATCTGGAAAATATCTATTTGGTGGTTTTCCACGATTATGCCTGAAAGGTAAAGTGTAACCAGCAGAAGCATTCATTTCATTAGAGTTTGAAGATAGAGTAGGAGAGTGTACCTTACGAATATTCTCAGGAGATGGGTCTTCAGGTACTGAGGGGGTTGAGGTCTCTATTTCAGTTGGAAGTGACGTTGTAGATGTCTCTGTTGGAGCTATATCAGTTGGAGAGGGTACCTCATTAACCACCGGTTCTGTTAAAGAGTGTTTTGTATTGTCTACCAATTCTGTAGACGTATTATCCAGCCATTTGAATAGAGACCAATTCTGTTCTTCACCTTGAATTTTTCGTTGAAGGGAAGAATCAGATgcagaagaagaataaaaagtttCAGATTCCAAAAAAGTAACATCCATTGTAACATAGGTGCGTTTGGTGGCAGGATCATAACATCGGTATCCTTTTTGATGTACAGCATATCCTAAGAATAAGCATCGAATGGCACATGGATCCAGTTTTGTGCGTTGGTTTTTATGCAGATGTACAAATGCTACACATCCAAAGGTGCGAGTTGGAATCGTCAACACGGATGGCAGAGAGACATGTAAGGAGAGAGCTTGTAATGGTGTCTTAAAATTTAAGACTCGAGATGGCATTCGGTTGAGGAGGTGTACAGCAGTAGCAACGGCATCGGCCCAATGTCTATTAGGTACATGTGCTCCAAGTAACAGAGCACGAGCTGTTTCGAGTATGTGTCGATTCTTTCTCTCAGCAATGCCATTCTGTTGAGGGGTCTGCGGACATGAGGTCTCATGAAGTAATCcatgaagatgaaaatactCCCGGAACCGTTGATTCATATATTCCCCACCATTATCAGACCTGAGAATCTGAATTTTAGCTGAGAATTGAGTCTGGATCATTACATGGAAAGCTTGAAATACAGTCAACACTTCATCTTTATGTTTCAGTAGATACAACCATGTCATGCGTGTAcaatcatcaacaaaaattacaaaccaaCGAAAACCAGATACTGTAGTCACCGGAGAAGGTCCCCACACATCAGAATGAATTAAAGCAAATGGAACTTTACTTTTATTCATACTTAAAGGATAGATAGTTCTATGACTCTTGGCTAAAATGCAGGTGTCACATTGAAAATTACAAGActtaatatttgtaaataaatcaGGAAACAAATGTTTCATGTAACCAAAAGATGGGTGTCCCAACCGACGATGCCATAACCAAATCTGTTGTTCTTTGGTGTTCTTTTGATGATGTACATGATGTGCTCGACCCATACTAATATCATCCATGTAGTAGAGCCCCCCCCTCCTAGTACCACGCCCAATTATCTCCTTGGTGAGAATATCCTGAAGAAGGAAAAAGGTAGGATAGATGAGTGCAACACAATTTAGATCAGTAGACATTTGGCTAAcagataataatttatgagtGAGAGAAGGAACGAGTAAAGTGTTATGTAATGATATTGCAGATGACAAAGTCACAGTGCCTGCTCCTGTGACAGAAGATATAACCCCATTAGCATTAGCAATTGTAGTACGTCTTGGTGGTGAAGTTGTTGAAAAATCAGTGGCATCATAGGTCATATGGTCGGTGGCCCCCGAGTCAAGTATCCAATCATTGCTATCAATAGCTTTATCTGAAAGATTGTTACCTGAATCTGAAATAAGTACATCTCCTTGTGATGATTCAACAAGTGGTGTGAAGGAGAGTTGGGGCTCTGTTGTCACCACGGCAACCTTACCCTCAGTTTCAGCCTTGTCATGACGTTTTCGAGTCTGGAGTTCATGCCACCAATCTGGATAGCCATGTAGTTTGAAGCAGTTCTCACGGGTATGCTTTGAATTACCGCAATGAGAACACTTGGTTCCATCAGAAGTGATCCGTGACTTGGAGGTCATACCAGATTTTCTATTActcaaagaaagagagcttgtagAGGATGAAGTAGATTGTCCAGACTTACTACTCTTAGAGACCAGAACAGCCCCTGGAGTTTCATTATTGTTACCAGTGATCATGACCATTTGTCTAATAGATTCTCGGCGAACCTGTGCGTACGCCAGTTCTACTGTAGGAAAAGGTCGTGTTTGTAGTACATCAGCTCGGATTTTGTCAAGTCGGTCATCAAGGCCATCCAAAAAAATATACACTCTCTCTTCTTGAAGAAGGTCATTATAACGTTGAATATCTACAACACATTTCATTGGATTTGGACGCCGAAAATCAATCTCACGCCACAAACCTTGGAGGTCGTTATAATATTTCTCAAGAGAACCTCCAAATTGTTGCAAACGGGTTTCTTGAAGAAGGTCATTATAACGTTGAATATCTACAACACATTTCATTGGATTTGGACGCCGAAAATCAATCTCACGCCACAAACCTTGGAGGTCGTTATAATATTTCTCAAGAGAACCTCCAAATTGTTGCAAACGGGTCACACGGCGTCGAAGATCATATACTTGAGTGGTATCGCTCCCATCAAAGTAAGTAGTCGCAATAGAATCCCACACCATCTTTGCTGTAGGAAACCGGATAAAGTTACTGATCAAAGATACATCCATAGAGTTAATTAACCAGCCTTTGACAATGGCATTGTCTGTGCGCCATTTTCGAAAGGATGGATCAGTCTGAAGAGGCGGAGGAAGATCGCCATTAATATATCCCAATTTGTCTTTGCCTGAGATGTACATCTCAACAACTTGGGACCAAAGAGCATAGTTGGTACCATCTAACTTAATGCCAATATGAGCAGCGGAAGTTTCTGTGGTTGGGATCTGTTTGTTCAAGATTTCAGCCATTTTGGTAGTTAATTCGGTAAAGGTAGAGTTGGGTTGTTGTTCCCCAGAAGGATCTGAGGTTTCTGAATCTGACATAGTTATTGAAAGAAAGGTAGGTAAGTATGTCAAGGACCggtatgctctgataccatgacaAATTTTGTAGAAGAAATAccttactttttaatatatttcttcaCCCTTTTTTTACAGAGAATTAGTACACATATATACAGGTTCTAGTCTATTTTTTGGCTATACATAAACTATGGCTATGATAAGGCTTGACCCTTGAATCAAGGGATTATCAATCAAGAGATTTACATAAATCAAGGGATTATCAATCAAGAGATTTACATAAAAGATTTATCCTGTAATTTCTCCAGTTTGACAGCTCACGTCAACACTTCTGGTATTACAGTTGATAACCAATCCATTAAAGCCTTATTGACAAGCTCTGGAACTTCATCATGTGGGCAATGTCCGGCCTGTAAGTTTACCAGAGACGATTTTGGATAAAATTCTTTGATTCGGTTGGCCTTAGCAGGACCTACCCATGGGTCCAAGTCACCCCAGACCAACAACAGTGGGCACGATAACTCGCTTAAAACACTATCTAGAGTGTACTTGCTTTGATTCAACATGAACCGTGTCATTAATCTGTTGAGATAAACACAAGAAGATAAAAATCATATGGTACTGAAGCAAATACAAAAGAAAGTAAGTgatcttaaaatttttgttgttagCATAAATAGACAGCTCGGTTCCAATGCAAAAGAAACTGAAGCGTGGTCTAGACAAGTGTTCAGCATTCAATGAGACAACTTGAACCAAATGTTATGGTTCTCAGCTGGGAATACATCGGGGAACTCACATGCATACCTGTAGTACACTTCTCCAGCGTTGGGGTCAGCTGCAGGCCTTGTTATTGATTCCACCAGATAGTCATCCACATTAGaagaatttatataaatctatatCGGCCAAAAACAAATATGCATTAATCACATGTACATTTTTCCAAATTATTTGTAATTCATTGCATATATTATGAGTAAAATATCTCAACAGAGCAGAATGTTATTTGCAACATGATGTGGTTAAACTCATAAATATAATCTGAAAACCAAGAACCTAACTGCACAACCACAGGCATAATCATACAAGTACATTTCACAAGCCTTGCTTGATACTGGAAAATGGGAAATGAGCACAAATCCCACATATATGGCAGATGGTATGCACAGATATGATTTGTAATTAAGCTTAAGTTTCCGTTGTGTTTTCAAAAGCAGAGGCCTTGTGAAATTTGGTAGCAAGTGACTTACACTCTTCAGGACAGATACAATGCGAGCTGGTTGTTTGGCTTGCCAAAACAGAAGTCCAAGAACTATACGCTGAAAAATTTCTTTCAAAGGCTTAAGgaaaaatttctgaaaaatggTTTCTTCAGACTGGTTGGTTCCTTTAGTTGCATCTCCAAACTGTCCAGCAGAATTTAGAAGGGCAACACCAGCAACTTGCTCAGGTAATCCGGCTGCAGCAACTAAGGCAGTAAACCCTCCAAGGCTGAAATATTATCATGaatcatgttatattatatcatgTTACATCTAATAAGACAGATTAACCAAACCACAGTTACAACAGTAAGAAATTGGGAACACAGAGATGtgagaaatttatttttctccacACTATAATAGAAAGAGGGGACTGACATTGACGTCTCTCTTAATACAATTCATTATTCATATTCCAGTCAAAGGAAAGATATAAACATAGTTTATGTTGGAGAATAAAGAAACTAGCTCCTCTATTTTTAATGCAGAAAGAACAAAGAGATCatagaatatataaattacactTACCATATAATTGTGTAGATATCCAGAAGTATATACCTTTTCAATTCACACAAATATACCATTTTAAACCCAAGGGCTTTATGAGTGAGTTGTAATTATAAGCAACTAAAACAAAAACTTCAACCCATAACTTAAAAAGGCATTCCCATCTGATGCATACGGTGGATTATATTATTAAGACATGCAATAGCTTGAACCACATACACCTGACAACAAGGGTAAAATGCTCAATTTTTAACGTAACGGAAGGTATGGACAAGACTTGACATGAAAGACAAAGATTGCAATTGTGCAATATCAACCTTTGGTGAGGTCAGTCAGATGTCAACCTTTATTAGAATGAAACAAGTCATTACAGATGCCCTGAATTCTGAAAGAGGAGAGACTAGTTCAAGctacctaaattatataacaattataCATTCAAGAAACCAGTAGAACCCTATTAAGATAgacaaaattattcaaagacAAATATAGCTCATATACGTCTATAGGCAATTGAACTGTCATTTATAAAAGAAAGTCCTAAAACAAAGGATTTCTAGAGCAGGAAAGTTTGTTCCTTGAATGCAGGCAAGGTTGAGAAAAACCTAGCCATCAAAAGTTGCAAGCACAAAACCATGAGATTGTAAACTTTGTCAAACGATAAAATTAGCTTACCTGTTTCCAACCACAACTGCTGGCTCTTTCACTATTTCCTTCAAGAAATCCACAATTTGATTTCTCCATACCATGGCATCATACTCTATAATAGCTTTCTCACTCCACCCAAACCCTAGCAAGTCTATGGCATAGACTTTATACCTTTTAGCCAACTCAGGAATGTTGTACCTacacaaacagaaaaaaaaacttctgTCACAATCAATTTACAAGAAAAGTATACCAAGCATCATGTCATTAAGATAAAAAGCTAACAACCACAACTAAACCATATCCCCACATGATATTAGAGGCTGTTTACTACTACAGTTTTCAATCGTTTCATGTTCAGCCATAACAAATAGGTTAACTTGGACCATCAACCCAAAAGTAGAATAATTCACATTCTGCAGTTGCGTAATCTCCTAGTTTCATGAATTTTTCAGCAAGCGGAAAATGATCTATTCTAAACCCTTTAGAATGAAGTAACATATACCAATTTGAAGAGCGGGTATAAGAGAGCAAACCTCCAATGAAATGCAGAAGCACCAAACCCATGAATAAGAACAATTGGAAATCCTTCTCCTTGAACCACATAATGTATTTTGTGACCCTTCCATGTCCAATAATTATAACCCTCAGGCTTGTACTGTAATCTCTCTACCCCTAAAAGAACAATCAACTCAACTCCAaccaaaagccaaaaaaaaaaagaaaaaaaaaggaaaaccaagTAGTTTCTATGAAGATAACAAAATTGACCTTGAGCGGGTTCAGTAACCAAAGAAGATCCTACGACAGAAACCCCGGCGGCAACAATTCCTTTAAAGGCAAAACCCCTCCTGCTTATCTCGCATTTACTTCCTTCAAGTACGAGACAGAAACACACGCACACACAAGTTAACAGGCACTTTCTAGCTTACCGCagacatggaaaataaaaagaagtgtTCATAGCTTACTGGGTTGATATATCCTTGCAGGTGCAAAGAACACATGAGACACTGGGTTTACAAATTCTCTTCGAAGTGAGGATGAAACAGCGAACGAACAGGACATTGTGAAGTTTAAAGAAGCCGAAAGCGATAGAGAATGTTAAATGGGTTCAAATTTTGCTTGCGGAGAGTACATAGGGCGATCTTTGATGTGGTTGGAGTGGGTATTGGAGTTGTGGCGAACTCTTAGCCAGTCACGGGTACCTAGATTTTTAatgatttctttgtttttttcccgGGAAATTTCTAACGAATTTCATTTTACCCATAAcgatattttaaaaagtaaatcaTCAATCTTTAACGTTGAAACTTT from Mangifera indica cultivar Alphonso chromosome 16, CATAS_Mindica_2.1, whole genome shotgun sequence includes the following:
- the LOC123199516 gene encoding pheophytinase, chloroplastic isoform X2 gives rise to the protein MSCSFAVSSSLRREFVNPVSHVFFAPARIYQPRSKCEISRRGFAFKGIVAAGVSVVGSSLVTEPAQERLQYKPEGYNYWTWKGHKIHYVVQGEGFPIVLIHGFGASAFHWRYNIPELAKRYKVYAIDLLGFGWSEKAIIEYDAMVWRNQIVDFLKEIVKEPAVVVGNSLGGFTALVAAAGLPEQVAGVALLNSAGQFGDATKGTNQSEETIFQKFFLKPLKEIFQRIVLGLLFWQAKQPARIVSVLKSIYINSSNVDDYLVESITRPAADPNAGEVYYRLMTRFMLNQSKYTLDSVLSELSCPLLLVWGDLDPWVGPAKANRIKEFYPKSSLVNLQAGHCPHDEVPELVNKALMDWLSTVIPEAPVRTL
- the LOC123199516 gene encoding pheophytinase, chloroplastic isoform X1 produces the protein MSCSFAVSSSLRREFVNPVSHVFFAPARIYQPRSKCEISRRGFAFKGIVAAGVSVVGSSLVTEPAQGVERLQYKPEGYNYWTWKGHKIHYVVQGEGFPIVLIHGFGASAFHWRYNIPELAKRYKVYAIDLLGFGWSEKAIIEYDAMVWRNQIVDFLKEIVKEPAVVVGNSLGGFTALVAAAGLPEQVAGVALLNSAGQFGDATKGTNQSEETIFQKFFLKPLKEIFQRIVLGLLFWQAKQPARIVSVLKSIYINSSNVDDYLVESITRPAADPNAGEVYYRLMTRFMLNQSKYTLDSVLSELSCPLLLVWGDLDPWVGPAKANRIKEFYPKSSLVNLQAGHCPHDEVPELVNKALMDWLSTVIPEAPVRTL
- the LOC123199516 gene encoding pheophytinase, chloroplastic isoform X3 — translated: MSCSFAVSSSLRREFVNPVSHVFFAPARIYQPRSKCEISRRGFAFKGIVAAGVSVVGSSLVTEPAQGVERLQYKPEGYNYWTWKGHKIHYVVQGEGFPIVLIHGFGASAFHWRYNIPELAKRYKVYAIDLLGFGWSEKAIIEYDAMVWRNQIVDFLKEIVKEPAVVVGNSLGGFTALVAAAGLPEQVAGVALLNSAGQFGDATKGTNQSEETIFQKFFLKPLKEIFQRIVLGLLFWQAKQPARIVSVLKSIYINSSNVDDYLVESITRPAADPNAGEVYYRLMTRFMLNQSKYTLDSVLSELSCPLLLVWGDLDPWVGPAKANRIKEFYPKSSLVNLQAGHCPHDEVPELVNKALMDWLSTVIPEVLT